A window of Spirochaeta isovalerica contains these coding sequences:
- a CDS encoding class I SAM-dependent methyltransferase, whose translation MMEIYKKLNNLKVGSILDLATGRGGFLDHICPLFKDYEKALGIDLNQKALDMAGKEERDSRISFIPMDCESLDFDDGSFDVVSISNSLHHFRNRDLVLSEALRVLKPEGLLIISEMFHSADERPSQRIHTGFHHWWGEIDSALGTYHERTMTRDELLSFLHTLPVSSFEFEQFDGDDEKIHDEETVRQISGAFEMYKERAEKLEHSEALIEKGEALLEKLNRDGFAPASRLEIICTK comes from the coding sequence ATGATGGAAATTTATAAAAAACTGAACAATCTCAAAGTGGGTTCCATACTCGATCTGGCAACGGGGAGGGGTGGATTTCTCGATCACATCTGTCCTCTTTTCAAAGACTATGAAAAAGCCCTGGGCATTGATTTGAATCAGAAGGCTCTGGACATGGCCGGAAAGGAGGAAAGGGACAGCCGCATTTCCTTCATTCCCATGGATTGCGAATCCCTGGATTTTGATGACGGTTCATTTGATGTGGTTTCTATTTCCAACTCTCTGCATCACTTCAGAAACAGAGATCTGGTCCTCTCGGAAGCACTCAGGGTTCTGAAGCCCGAAGGTCTGCTTATCATTTCGGAAATGTTTCACTCTGCCGACGAAAGACCGTCGCAGAGAATCCATACCGGCTTTCATCACTGGTGGGGAGAGATTGACAGCGCCCTGGGAACCTATCATGAGAGGACTATGACAAGAGACGAGCTTCTCTCTTTTCTTCATACGCTTCCGGTTTCCTCATTTGAATTCGAACAGTTCGACGGAGATGACGAGAAAATTCACGATGAGGAAACTGTCAGACAGATTAGCGGAGCTTTTGAAATGTATAAAGAAAGAGCGGAGAAACTGGAACACTCCGAAGCCCTGATCGAAAAAGGCGAAGCCCTTTTGGAAAAACTGAATAGAGACGGTTTCGCTCCGGCTTCCCGTCTTGAGATCATCTGCACAAAATAA